In Spodoptera frugiperda isolate SF20-4 chromosome 13, AGI-APGP_CSIRO_Sfru_2.0, whole genome shotgun sequence, the following are encoded in one genomic region:
- the LOC118270228 gene encoding tetraspanin-33 isoform X2, with amino-acid sequence MEHSVKMHRRRGPNFTYVSGCVKYMIFVLNFIFWLFGGLLIAVGLYAFIDKWQATGLIKLDTVYDVMLNISLLIALLGGVVFIVSFAGCVGALRENTCLLKFYSLCLLILFLVEMGGAVCGFVFPRSLHGLLELSFTERVVHAYRDDPDLQNFIDFAQSDFHCCGLTSDGYMDWSKNEYFNCSSPSVERCGVPFSCCINATDISSGLVNIMCGYGVQNYPVAEASKRVWTSGCIEIVRAWAERNLYTIASVALAVALAQLFVIYLAKTLEGQIELQKARWQT; translated from the exons atgGAGCATTCGGTCAAAATGCATCGCCGCCGCGGACCTAACTTCACGTATGTGAGCGGATGTgtaaaatatatgatttttgtgttgaattttaTATTCTGG tTATTCGGAGGGTTGCTGATAGCGGTGGGCCTGTACGCGTTCATCGATAAATGGCAAGCCACAGGACTGATAAAG TTGGACACAGTGTACGATGTGATGCTGAATATAAGTCTCCTGATAGCGCTGCTCGGCGGTGTGGTGTTCATCGTCAGCTTCGCCGGCTGCGTGGGCGCACTCCGAGAGAACACGTGCTTACTCAAGTTT TACTCCCTATGCCTGCTGATCCTGTTCCTGGTGGAGATGGGGGGCGCGGTGTGTGGGTTCGTGTTCCCCCGCTCCCTGCACGGGCTGCTGGAGCTCAGCTTCACGGAGCGCGTCGTGCACGCCTACAGGGACGACCCTGACCTGCAGAACTTCATCGATTTCGCTCAGAGTGAT TTCCACTGCTGCGGTCTAACCTCAGACGGCTACATGGACTGGTCCAAGAACGAATACTTCAACTGCTCATCACCGTCCGTCGAAAGGTGCGGGGTTCCATTCTCGTGCTGCATCAACGCGACTGATATATCCTCCGGTCTCGTCAACATCATGTGCGGGTATGGAGTGCAGAATTATCCg GTGGCAGAAGCCAGTAAGCGCGTATGGACGAGTGGTTGTATAGAGATAGTGCGCGCGTGGGCGGAACGCAACCTGTACACCATCGCCAGCGTGGCCCTCGCCGTGGCGCTCGCGCAGCTCTTCGTCATCTACCTCGCCAAGACACTGGAGGGACAGATCGAGTTGCAGAAGGCtag
- the LOC118270228 gene encoding tetraspanin-33 isoform X1: protein MEHSVKMHRRRGPNFTYVSGCVKYMIFVLNFIFWLFGGLLIAVGLYAFIDKWQATGLIKLDTVYDVMLNISLLIALLGGVVFIVSFAGCVGALRENTCLLKFYSLCLLILFLVEMGGAVCGFVFPRSLHGLLELSFTERVVHAYRDDPDLQNFIDFAQSDFHCCGLTSDGYMDWSKNEYFNCSSPSVERCGVPFSCCINATDISSGLVNIMCGYGVQNYPVAEASKRVWTSGCIEIVRAWAERNLYTIASVALAVALAQLFVIYLAKTLEGQIELQKASFYKN, encoded by the exons atgGAGCATTCGGTCAAAATGCATCGCCGCCGCGGACCTAACTTCACGTATGTGAGCGGATGTgtaaaatatatgatttttgtgttgaattttaTATTCTGG tTATTCGGAGGGTTGCTGATAGCGGTGGGCCTGTACGCGTTCATCGATAAATGGCAAGCCACAGGACTGATAAAG TTGGACACAGTGTACGATGTGATGCTGAATATAAGTCTCCTGATAGCGCTGCTCGGCGGTGTGGTGTTCATCGTCAGCTTCGCCGGCTGCGTGGGCGCACTCCGAGAGAACACGTGCTTACTCAAGTTT TACTCCCTATGCCTGCTGATCCTGTTCCTGGTGGAGATGGGGGGCGCGGTGTGTGGGTTCGTGTTCCCCCGCTCCCTGCACGGGCTGCTGGAGCTCAGCTTCACGGAGCGCGTCGTGCACGCCTACAGGGACGACCCTGACCTGCAGAACTTCATCGATTTCGCTCAGAGTGAT TTCCACTGCTGCGGTCTAACCTCAGACGGCTACATGGACTGGTCCAAGAACGAATACTTCAACTGCTCATCACCGTCCGTCGAAAGGTGCGGGGTTCCATTCTCGTGCTGCATCAACGCGACTGATATATCCTCCGGTCTCGTCAACATCATGTGCGGGTATGGAGTGCAGAATTATCCg GTGGCAGAAGCCAGTAAGCGCGTATGGACGAGTGGTTGTATAGAGATAGTGCGCGCGTGGGCGGAACGCAACCTGTACACCATCGCCAGCGTGGCCCTCGCCGTGGCGCTCGCGCAGCTCTTCGTCATCTACCTCGCCAAGACACTGGAGGGACAGATCGAGTTGCAGAAGGCtag